A DNA window from Methylobacterium sp. NMS14P contains the following coding sequences:
- a CDS encoding tyrosine-type recombinase/integrase, translating into MPRRRSVLASRTSRSDLPPSDAPEWELISPGVRLGYRRGRGTRGQGGSWLAASRSADGRRAQTKLGKADDLTVADGTGILTHEQAKDAARAWVKSLRVAPDAQPALTVADALERYLEARTAEGMKAVYDARSRARVHILPKLGLLRVADLTLDKLRRWRDALVTAPKRLRTGRHAAKANTRDVDISDPEALRRRRDTANRTLTLLKAALNWAYQHQLVESDRAWRLLKPFRDTGAARVRFLDSAEQQRLLNTAQGALRDLVAAALMTGARFGELAALKVQDFERANGTVFIERSKNGRARHIPLTAGGSALFKRLAVGRDPLAPLLRGDTGTAWKPAQYQRAFKAALEQAKLESITLHELRHSYASAMVRNGAPLIVVAEALGHSGTRMAEKHYAHLAPSYVADTIRLTAPNLSAPI; encoded by the coding sequence ATGCCGCGCCGCCGCAGCGTCCTCGCAAGCCGCACGAGCCGATCCGATCTGCCGCCCTCGGACGCGCCGGAATGGGAGCTGATCAGCCCAGGCGTGCGCCTCGGCTATCGCCGCGGGCGGGGCACGCGGGGGCAGGGCGGATCGTGGCTCGCCGCCTCCCGCTCAGCCGACGGTAGGCGCGCACAGACCAAGCTCGGGAAGGCGGACGATCTGACCGTCGCGGACGGGACCGGCATCCTCACGCACGAGCAGGCCAAGGATGCGGCCCGGGCTTGGGTGAAGTCGCTGCGCGTCGCACCTGACGCGCAGCCAGCTCTGACGGTCGCCGACGCGCTGGAGCGCTACCTCGAAGCGCGCACTGCTGAGGGGATGAAGGCGGTCTATGACGCCCGATCACGGGCGCGCGTCCACATTCTCCCCAAACTCGGACTGCTGCGCGTGGCGGATCTGACGCTCGACAAGCTGCGACGCTGGCGCGACGCGTTGGTGACAGCCCCGAAGCGCCTGAGGACCGGCCGGCACGCTGCAAAGGCTAACACCCGGGATGTGGACATTTCGGACCCGGAAGCGCTGCGCCGCCGCCGCGATACGGCCAACCGCACGCTCACCCTGCTCAAGGCCGCGCTGAACTGGGCCTACCAGCATCAGCTCGTCGAAAGCGATCGCGCGTGGCGCCTGCTCAAGCCGTTCCGGGACACGGGAGCCGCCCGGGTGCGCTTCCTAGACTCAGCCGAGCAGCAGCGACTGCTCAACACTGCGCAAGGCGCCCTGCGGGACCTGGTTGCGGCGGCGCTTATGACGGGCGCCCGCTTCGGCGAGCTGGCTGCCCTCAAGGTTCAGGACTTCGAGCGTGCGAACGGCACGGTGTTCATCGAGCGGAGCAAGAATGGCCGAGCTCGCCACATCCCCCTGACTGCCGGAGGCTCGGCGCTCTTCAAACGGCTGGCGGTCGGGCGGGATCCTCTCGCGCCGCTACTGCGCGGCGACACCGGCACGGCCTGGAAGCCGGCGCAGTATCAGCGAGCGTTTAAAGCTGCGCTGGAGCAGGCGAAGCTTGAGAGCATTACCCTGCACGAACTGCGGCACTCCTACGCGAGTGCGATGGTGCGGAACGGCGCACCATTAATCGTCGTCGCTGAAGCGCTTGGTCATTCCGGCACCCGGATGGCCGAAAAGCACTACGCGCACTTGGCGCCATCGTACGTTGCGGACACAATCCGCCTAACGGCACCTAATTTATCCGCCCCAATCTAA
- a CDS encoding 3'-5' exonuclease yields MEFRIADTFTAALARLPAQEQKAVKTSAFDMQLDPSGPGLQFHRIEAARDPNFWSVRANRDIRIIVHRTAGSLLLAYVDHHDKAYAWAERRRIEAHPRTGALQIVESRERVEEAAPALFAKAQAEWLAPEPALFDALQLDDLLGVGVPEDWIEPVRAATEARFFDLAAHLPAEAAEALLEFAATGRLPKPVEPAADPFAHPDAQRRFRVIEDVEALRAALDAPWERWSVFLHPSQAGVIEKTYSGPARVAGSAGTGKSVVAVHRAVRLARANPHARVLLTTFSKPLANALQRKVDILVATEPSARGRITVASWDGLADELHQLVHARRPRVATLEQIRAALVEAASGSMVWSERFLVSEFRHVVDAWQVADEMAYADTPRPGRRSRLGAKQRTALWPIFMAARTRLAAQGLATWASVFSSLAADYGASAAPPFTHVVVDEAQDLGVPELRFLRALAPEGEDRLFFAGDLGQRIFQPPFSWKALGIDVRGRSTTLKVNYRTSHQIREAADRLLPGAVQDMDGREETRKGTVSVFDGPHPQVLKLVDETAEREAILAFLSTARAEGIAPAEIGLFVRSRAQLDRARTVAQAAGLVPVEPGDALNKAVESVIVGTMHMAKGLEFKAVAVLACDDGVLPLQERIDTVGDEAELEEVYETERHLLYVASTRARDRLLITGVHPVSEFLGDLG; encoded by the coding sequence GTGGAGTTCCGTATAGCTGACACCTTCACGGCCGCCCTCGCTCGCTTGCCTGCCCAGGAGCAGAAGGCTGTGAAGACCTCGGCCTTCGACATGCAGCTTGATCCGTCCGGACCCGGCCTTCAGTTTCACCGAATCGAGGCAGCGCGGGACCCGAACTTCTGGTCGGTTCGGGCCAACCGCGACATCCGCATCATTGTCCACCGCACCGCCGGCAGCCTGCTGCTCGCCTACGTCGACCATCACGACAAGGCCTACGCCTGGGCCGAGCGCCGGCGCATCGAGGCGCATCCGAGAACCGGCGCCTTACAGATTGTTGAGTCACGCGAGCGGGTCGAGGAGGCTGCCCCTGCCCTATTCGCAAAGGCGCAGGCCGAGTGGCTGGCGCCGGAGCCTGCGTTGTTCGACGCGCTCCAGCTCGACGACCTGCTCGGCGTCGGCGTCCCCGAGGACTGGATCGAGCCGGTCCGCGCAGCGACCGAAGCGCGCTTCTTCGACCTCGCCGCGCACTTGCCGGCCGAAGCCGCCGAGGCTCTTCTGGAATTCGCAGCTACCGGCCGCCTGCCGAAGCCCGTCGAACCGGCGGCCGACCCCTTCGCGCACCCGGACGCGCAGCGCCGCTTCCGCGTCATCGAGGATGTTGAGGCGCTGCGGGCTGCCCTCGACGCGCCCTGGGAGCGCTGGTCGGTGTTCCTGCATCCCTCCCAGGCCGGCGTAATCGAGAAGACCTATAGCGGTCCCGCCCGAGTCGCCGGCTCGGCTGGCACTGGTAAGTCCGTGGTGGCAGTGCACCGCGCCGTGCGGCTCGCACGCGCCAACCCGCACGCTCGGGTGCTGCTCACGACCTTCTCGAAGCCGCTTGCCAATGCGCTCCAGCGCAAGGTCGACATCCTGGTCGCGACAGAGCCTAGCGCCCGGGGCCGCATCACTGTCGCATCCTGGGATGGGCTGGCGGATGAGCTGCACCAACTCGTGCACGCGCGCAGGCCTCGGGTCGCGACGCTGGAGCAGATCCGGGCCGCCCTCGTCGAGGCTGCGAGCGGGTCGATGGTATGGTCCGAGCGGTTCCTGGTCAGCGAGTTCCGCCATGTGGTCGATGCGTGGCAGGTCGCCGACGAGATGGCTTACGCCGACACGCCCCGCCCCGGCCGCCGCAGCCGGCTAGGCGCCAAGCAGCGTACCGCCCTCTGGCCGATTTTTATGGCAGCCCGCACCCGCCTCGCCGCCCAAGGGCTTGCGACCTGGGCGAGTGTGTTCAGCAGCCTCGCGGCAGATTACGGCGCGTCCGCCGCACCGCCCTTCACACACGTAGTTGTAGACGAGGCCCAGGATCTCGGCGTGCCGGAACTGCGCTTCCTGCGCGCTCTCGCACCCGAGGGCGAGGATCGCCTGTTTTTCGCAGGCGACCTCGGCCAGCGTATCTTCCAGCCGCCGTTCTCGTGGAAGGCTCTGGGCATCGACGTGCGCGGTCGCTCGACCACGCTCAAGGTGAACTACCGGACTTCCCATCAGATCCGCGAGGCGGCTGACCGCCTGCTTCCTGGCGCTGTCCAGGATATGGATGGGCGCGAGGAGACGCGGAAAGGCACAGTCTCAGTCTTTGACGGGCCACATCCTCAGGTGCTGAAGCTCGTCGACGAGACCGCTGAGCGCGAGGCAATCCTGGCCTTCCTGTCCACGGCTCGAGCAGAGGGCATCGCTCCGGCCGAGATCGGCCTGTTCGTTCGAAGCCGTGCTCAGCTCGATCGCGCTCGCACAGTCGCCCAAGCGGCTGGCCTTGTGCCTGTAGAGCCGGGAGATGCGCTCAATAAAGCGGTCGAGAGCGTGATTGTCGGCACGATGCACATGGCAAAGGGCCTAGAGTTCAAGGCCGTGGCCGTGCTCGCCTGCGACGATGGCGTGCTGCCGCTTCAGGAGCGGATTGACACGGTCGGCGACGAGGCAGAGCTGGAGGAGGTCTACGAGACCGAGCGGCACCTGCTCTACGTCGCTAGCACGCGTGCGCGGGACCGCCTCCTTATCACCGGAGTACATCCCGTTTCGGAGTTCCTCGGTGACCTAGGATAA
- a CDS encoding DUF429 domain-containing protein, producing the protein MNRAVLGIDAAWTSNQRSGIALATEGSGQWHLVSVAPSYERFMAPTTASEAAPADAKGSLPDPARLLQAARSYCECPIDIVAVDIPLSHEPITGRRASDDAVSRAYGASWCATHTPSAVRPGVIANRLKDAFEGAGYPLATQRLHEPALIEVYPHPALVELAQAEKRLPYKVQKAAKYWPGRDAAERRTSLLGTWEKIVDLLDNEIAGTRAALGAPNLLNKTRDLKSWEDMLDAIVCAWVGITALKGQAVPHGDDVSAIWIPSRRE; encoded by the coding sequence GTGAACAGGGCTGTCCTCGGCATCGACGCGGCTTGGACCTCGAACCAGAGAAGCGGCATTGCCCTGGCCACCGAAGGGAGTGGTCAATGGCATCTCGTCTCGGTGGCGCCGTCCTATGAGCGGTTCATGGCGCCGACGACAGCGAGCGAGGCCGCACCGGCTGACGCGAAAGGCTCGCTGCCTGACCCTGCTCGGCTGTTGCAAGCTGCAAGATCGTATTGCGAATGCCCCATCGACATAGTTGCAGTCGATATCCCGCTATCCCACGAGCCGATCACAGGACGACGAGCATCAGACGATGCGGTTTCTCGGGCCTATGGCGCGAGCTGGTGCGCAACGCACACGCCAAGCGCTGTGAGACCGGGTGTGATTGCCAATCGTCTCAAGGACGCGTTCGAAGGCGCCGGCTACCCTCTGGCGACGCAACGTCTGCACGAGCCTGCCCTGATCGAGGTCTATCCGCATCCCGCCCTTGTCGAGCTTGCGCAAGCGGAGAAGCGACTGCCCTACAAGGTGCAGAAGGCCGCGAAGTATTGGCCCGGCCGTGACGCCGCGGAGAGACGGACCTCACTTCTCGGGACCTGGGAGAAGATCGTCGACCTGCTCGACAATGAGATCGCTGGCACACGGGCTGCTCTCGGGGCACCGAACCTTTTGAATAAGACCCGCGACCTGAAATCGTGGGAGGACATGCTCGACGCTATCGTCTGCGCTTGGGTCGGCATCACTGCCTTGAAAGGGCAGGCGGTGCCGCACGGGGACGATGTTTCAGCAATCTGGATTCCGAGTCGCAGGGAGTAG